CTGATTGGGATATTGGTACCACATGACTTCCTCTTGCCTCTGATTGTTTTGACATGTTTCTGTCTCTTTTGTGCTTTTTTGGTGTTGGCAGTAAACATAGTTGTTTGCGATTTGAATAACTTGATTTGATACAATTTGGCAAGCCAGCAATTTGTATCATGTGATAAATCACAAATGCCTTTGAATCTTGAAAGCATGTAACTTCAATTGTTTCGAACTGAATTTCAGCAGTTTCTGAGCAGTGAGCCATTGTTAATTGACACTTCACCACAAACCTTTTTTGTTGCAGTTGAATTATGTAAGCTTTTCTCCCATGACCACAAACCTGCAATCCAAATTTTGTCGTGCTAGTGTAAGAAATGGGAGATGGCATGTTCCTAGTTTGACAATAAAATCTCAGGCAGCTGTTGAAGGGGATGTACTTGAGAAAGAATCAGTCTCTATCAATGAAGAAAGTGGTATGTAGTTGGTTATTGTTCGTTGTCTGCTTTATTCATGTGTTTCAGAGTTGCTTTTGATccattatttgtattttgatgTTGCTGGAAATTTTCAGATTACGGGGTCGTTTGTATGCACCATGTTGGAATTTTATGTGAAAACCTAGAAAGATCACTTGAATTTTATCAAAACGTTCTAGGTATGCCAGCTTGTCAAACTAAAATTATCTGTGTACATCGTGTTACAATGAAGTACATGAATAACTAAATTGAATGGAATTTAGGCCTCAAGATTAATGAAGCAAGGCCACATGATAAGCTTCCATACAGGGGTGCTTGGTTGTGGGTAGGCTCTGAGATGATTCATTTGATGGAGCTTCCAAACCCTGACCCTTTAACTGGACGAGCTCAACATGGTGGTCGAGATCGTCACACGTGTATTGCGATTCGTGATGTTTCCAAGCTGAAAGCAATCTTTGATAAAGCGGGTACAACTTCTTTCCTTCTTTAAACAACATAAATTTGCGGTTCACCATGATTTACAGCCTTTTAAATGACATGCTCTAGGATCTGCTTTATGATACTTTTCTGTGGTCTTCTACTTTTCAGGGATCCCTTACACACTTAGTCATTCTGGAAGACCAGCAATCTTTGCACGTGATCCCGATGCAAATGCTCTAGAGTTTACACAAGTAGATGGTTGATGTTTATGGATATTACTTGCTAGGCTACACCCCTTTGTCGCTATAAGTCACCAGAATGTAGAAATAAAGTTACAAATGATTACATGTATGTAAAGGCTGAAGGGATTGTAACTAGTAAGAGCCATAGTAAAGTTGTTTGCTACTCTGCTATGCAGTGGCACTAGCAGCAATAGAATACTGGCGTTCATCTTATATATAGCACACCTGTAAGGATAAACGGTACGTGAATACTGAGAAATAAGATTGAAAGAAATTAGAATATGGCAAGTGATCTTTTCATCAAAGTGCTAGAGGCTCCACGAAAGGGAAACATACAAGTACGGCGTAAAATTGGAGATATTCAGAAGCCAAGAGTTTCATTGTTTGGACAAATGGGTTATCGTAAACAATTTAtcttacttatttttcttttctttctatacGCACAAGTAATTAGTATGTTCTATCTGCACCATTACATCACAAAgcttcaaatttcattatgaATTACAAAATATTCCTAATGGCAATAATTAACTTCGGAACAGAAAGCAAATAAAAGTCCATTATATTATGATCATTAGATTTATAACGTGCCAATACTTTAATAATGGAACAATGTCACGATATACATGAATATGCTAATATTTCATCCGCAATAAACTTTCATTCTTGTCCAAAGTTCGTAAGAAAAGTCTGCACGCCGTCACGCTGCTAACATTTCTCTCTTGTGCTATAAATACAATGGCTAAAGAAAGTTTATATGCAAccttaaatggaaaaaaaaaaaaaatagcagcaCGTGCAGCTGAATTCTCAGAGTTATACTTTTCATACAACAATTTCTTACTATactttttacaatatttttttttctatctctcCATCTCATCACCTATCTTTCAAACCTTTTGTACAATTCAAATTGTGACTGTTTTTATGCCCCAAGTAAAAGTGGGTTGTGATGAGCGGTAACTAGTAAGAAATTTCACTGCTTACTAATCAAAAGGTCACTCCAGACTTCCACTCCTGAATGGCTGAACGTAAAGTATGGTTTGGAGTCAACACAGAATGCTGAAGTTTAAGCTTTGTCATGGGTGACACATTGTGTTTGCTGAGCCATGCCTTGATTGCTACGTACTCATAAGTGAACCCATCCGCAGCAATATATGGATCATCCATGATTTCCTGCAGTACTCACAAATCAACCAAGAATGAACAAATAGCTGAAAATGATATGCATCACAAAGATATCAAAACACAATAACCAAATGTTCATCAGATAAGTGCAGGTTTATTATACCTGAAGGATTGGACAATAATACTGGCTTGGCGCACTTACACTATTTCTTCCCATCCTTGCACTAGCATTTGCCGCATCAGAAAATCTTTGGAGCATTGGAAGAACTTCAGTATCAATCTCTGGTCTATCTCTGCATCTGAGTGCAGTGCATTTAAGGGCTACTTGAGCCAATTCCACTGTCTCATCCAGTGGCCAATCTCCAGCTGATGGATCTAAAATATCACGGAAGGAGCCATTTGTAATTGCATCTTCAACAGTCACAATGAGTCCACGCGCATGTCGACCAGTTATCAATTGGAGAGTTATAACTCCAAAAGCATATACATCTGATTTTGGTCTGACAGTGCCAGTTCTCTGATACTCTGGGTCCATGTAATGCAGAGTACCGGCAAGAATTGATTCTCTGTACTCTGTGACATTGTCAGGCACGACTTCTACAAGGAGTTTAGCCAGCCCAACATCTGCAATTTTGCTCACATAATTTCTGTCTAACAAGACATTGCCAGGTTTTATATCTCGATGGACAATAGGCTCTGGCTTTGAATTATGCAAGAATGAGAGCCCACAAGCCATTTCAAAAACTATACGAAATCGAAAAAACCAAGGAAGTGGtggttttccatttttttttagaagataGTCTTCTAGACTTCCATTTTCCATGTATTCATAAACAAGACAGCCACTCTCAGGACAGGCTCCAAGTAACAATACCATATTAGGATGATGTAGTTGACTAAGAATCTCAACCTGCAACAAATGGGAGACAACAGAAACTCAGAAGGAATGCTTTCTCTTGTTATTGCAGCATACAAATATTGAATTAACTTAAGATATTTAAAAGGCACCTATCATTAGGAAGCATTGAAAAATGTGATGCAAGGGAGTATAGTTTGAAAATTCAATCAACTTTTAAATCAGCAAATTTCATACGAGGACTATTGCAGCACACAAAGAACGAACAGAGTAAATCCTAAGGAAGCTTGATCTGTCAAGGATTAGtttattactaattttttatcaGTCAACTTTTCCGGTGGTAGAGGTAGTGGGATagccaatttttaaaatttccaaGGGACTTGGATACTAAAGCTtacatttgtaaattttatatacCAGTTCATGCTTTAGACTCTTAGaacatttaaaatatgatatgaaGAACCCCACTAGAAGGACACAACAAAGAGTTAGTCTCAGAATCTCACTCTCATATAAACAATTTCAAagggaagaaaattcaagcacaAGAAGGACCTCTTTTAGAAACTCCTCTTTCTTGTTGATTGCGTCCTGGTGCAGAACCTTTACAGCTACTGGTGTGTGATCAAGATTACACTTGTAAACTTTCCCATATCCTCCTTCACCAATTATCAAGTCCTCAGCAAAAAAGTTCGTTGCTAGCTTGATTTCATCCATGGTGTACTTTCTGTATCTCCTGTCATTTGAGAGCAATGTATCCACAATTCTCTGTCTTTCTATTGATTCTCTAAGGACATCAAGTTCAGCCATCTGTCTTTCATATGACTCTTTGGAAAACTTATTTTTCGCCTCCTCAAGCTCCTTCATGACTTTTAAGTACTTTGTTTTCTCTTCAGCAGCAAACTTTCTCAAAATCTCCTCTCTTTTTAAGGAAGCATTAACTATTTTAGTTTCTTCAAGAGATTCAGAAGAAAGTAAAAGGGCCTGCAAGTAAAAAGTGCTAACTCATAAAGATATAAAGTTCTCTGATTGAAGCATAATTACTGTGAAGTGCCAAACTCTAaaccaaaaatttaattgaagtcCAATTTTAGCAACTGTGCCACAATGAAGCAGACATGGCTGTGGCtcttaaaaaactaaatttcgaataattgttgaaattaaaGAGGGCATGGGCTTTAT
This region of Glycine soja cultivar W05 chromosome 17, ASM419377v2, whole genome shotgun sequence genomic DNA includes:
- the LOC114392396 gene encoding U-box domain-containing protein 34-like; its protein translation is MSTPSRRSVAVAVSGGSKGSRRAVQWAADNLVPQADRFILVHVIPRITSIATPTGEYIPISEADADVFAASVLDAKLKSEQIFVPFKKLCDSNTMETVLLEDDNAAEALLSFISESGSQILVLGSDSSNFITRKLKGPGIPTTILRCAPDSCDVYIVARDRIISKLADFSSSRSHETSPRYFLSTKVNKEDNGIGREMSGISSSSTEPKILRNFRFLSISERSYIGLQSSSRRNSFENSTKNEEQNSENCGDDIETISLHSFDSIASAQREQLVMQEEVERLQLELQNTITMYKQVCEELVQAQNQALLLSSESLEETKIVNASLKREEILRKFAAEEKTKYLKVMKELEEAKNKFSKESYERQMAELDVLRESIERQRIVDTLLSNDRRYRKYTMDEIKLATNFFAEDLIIGEGGYGKVYKCNLDHTPVAVKVLHQDAINKKEEFLKEVEILSQLHHPNMVLLLGACPESGCLVYEYMENGSLEDYLLKKNGKPPLPWFFRFRIVFEMACGLSFLHNSKPEPIVHRDIKPGNVLLDRNYVSKIADVGLAKLLVEVVPDNVTEYRESILAGTLHYMDPEYQRTGTVRPKSDVYAFGVITLQLITGRHARGLIVTVEDAITNGSFRDILDPSAGDWPLDETVELAQVALKCTALRCRDRPEIDTEVLPMLQRFSDAANASARMGRNSVSAPSQYYCPILQEIMDDPYIAADGFTYEYVAIKAWLSKHNVSPMTKLKLQHSVLTPNHTLRSAIQEWKSGVTF
- the LOC114392397 gene encoding uncharacterized protein LOC114392397 produces the protein MNCCSAMASLLKSPSFLSPLNQKLNYVSFSPMTTNLQSKFCRASVRNGRWHVPSLTIKSQAAVEGDVLEKESVSINEESDYGVVCMHHVGILCENLERSLEFYQNVLGLKINEARPHDKLPYRGAWLWVGSEMIHLMELPNPDPLTGRAQHGGRDRHTCIAIRDVSKLKAIFDKAGIPYTLSHSGRPAIFARDPDANALEFTQVDG